GGCCGGGCGGGTGACCGCCCGACCCGCTCCGAAGGGCCACGGGGGACCGGCCAGCGACGGCGTGCCGACCGGCCGGGTGACCCGGGCCGGCGGCGGGGGAGGTGAGCGAGGTGGCAATCCGCAGCGACGGCGAACGTACCCGCCGGCGGGAGCCGGCGGGCGGCGACGCCGATCAGTACGACGAGGAGGAGTACGTCGAGCCGGTGTCGGCCGCCGAGGCGGTCCGGGAAGGACTGCGCCAGGTTGTCGAGCTGTCCGGCCGGGACCCGGTCGGAGCCACCTCCGTCCAGGCCACCGACGACGGCTGGCTGATCGGGGTCGAGGTGGTCGAGGATCACCGGATTCCCGCGTCGACCGATCTTCTCGGCCTCTACGAGGTGGAGCTGGACATCGAGGGCGGCCTGCTGGGCTACCGACGGGTGCGGCGCTACCAGCGCGGGAAGGGTGAGGTGGGCTGAAATGACCGCTGCGCAGCAGCCATCGGTGGTGCAGAACTCCGGCCAGGTCCTGCCCGCCGGTCACGAGCCGGCCAACCTGGGCGACATCCTGGAACGGGTCCTCGACCGGGGCATCGTGATCGCCGGTGACATCCGGGTCAGCCTGCTCGACATCGAGCTGTTGACGCTGAAGCTGCGGCTGGTCATCGCGTCGGTCGACACCGCGCGGCAGATCGGCATCGACTGGTGGGAGCACGACCCGTGGCTCAGCTCGCGGGCTCGGCCGCCGGTGGAGCCGGGGCCGCGTGACCCGGAGCAGGTCGAGGCGGAGCGCCGGCCCCGGGTGGCGGCCCGGGCGCGGCGCCGAGACGCCGAACGGGAGGAGTGGGATGAGTTCGACGGATGAGGTGGCCGCCTCCGCGCCCGCCCCGGTCGCCGGGGCCTGGCTGCACGGCGTGGTCCGGGACGCCGATCCGGCGGCGCTGGCGGCGATAGCCGGGATGGACGGCGCTCCGGTCCGGGCGGTGTCCGCCTCCGGCCTGGTCGCCGTGGTCAGCACGGCGCCGCTGGACGAGTACGGCGAGCAGCCACTGCGCCGGAACCTGGAGGACCTGGCGTGGCTGGAGCGGGCTGCCCGGGCGCACCACTGCGTGGTCGAGGCGCTGGCTCGACGGGGACCGGTGGTGCCGGCCCGGCTCGCCACCGTGCACACCGACGACACCCGGGTGGCCGGGTCACTCGCCGCGTGCCGGGCGGAGCTGGAGGCCACCCTGAACCGCCTCACCGGACGCGACGAGTGGGGTGTGAAGGGTTATCTGGTGCCGGGAGTGGCTCCGGCGAGCACCGAACCCGTCGCGGCCGGCGGTGTGGGGGCGGCCTACCTGCGGCGGCGTCGGGCGCAGTTGACCGCGCGGGAGGAGGGCCAGCAGGCGGCGAGTGCGGCGGCGGAAGCGGTGCACGTCGCGCTGTGCGAGCTGGCCGTGGCGGGCCGGCGGCACGCGCCGCAGGACCGGCGGCTCTCCGGTGCGTCCACCCCGATGGTGCTCAACGGGGCGTACCTGGTGGACCTCGTGGCGCAGCCCCGCTTCACCGACCTCGTGGGCGCGCTGGGCAGCCGGCATCCGGAGATCCGGCTGGAGCTCACCGGGCCGTGGCCGGCGTACTCCTTCGTCGCGGAGCGGCCGGAGCCGGCGCTCACCGTGCGGGAGCCGTGGTGACCAGCGCGCTCGCGCCGAGCAGCGCGGACGATCCGCTGGCCTACCGGCCGGTCGCCCTGGTGGACCTGCTCGACAGGGTGCTCGCCACCGGGGTCGTGATCAGCGGCGACCTCACCCTGGCCATCGCCGACGTGGACCTGGTCCGGATCTCGTTGCGCGCGCTGGTCGCCTCGGTCGGCGCGTTGGCCCCGCCGGAGGACGCCGGATGACCGGGCGGGACGAGGCGGCGGAGCTGGCCGCCGCACTGGGCGCGGAGTCGTGGCAGCCGCCCCGCGTCACCCCGCTGGACCGTCGGGTCGCGGTGGACCGTGACTCGGTCGAGCGGGGGCTGGCCAGCCTGGTGCTGACGATCGTGGAGTTGCTGCGGCAGCTGATGGAGCGGCAGGCGCTGCGCCGGGTCGACCTCGGTGACCTGACCGAGGAGCAGATCGAGCGGATCGGGGTGACGCTGATGGCGCTGGAGGAGCAGATGGCCGGGCTGCGCGAACACTTCGGTCTGGCCCCGGAGGACCTCAACCTGGATCTGGGCCCGCTCGGCCCGCTACTCCCCACCGAGTGACCCGGGCCGGCCGGCGACAACCCCCGACAGGGGTCGCCGCCGACCGGTGGATCAGGCCGGCACCCGGACGATGTCGTAGTCGGTGTCCGGCGTGGACTCCACGTCGAACCGGCCGTTCACCACGTACAACGCCGAGCCGAGCAGGTCTCCGGTCGCCGGCGACCGCAGCTCCGGGCCGGTGATCTCCCGCTGCACCACCCCGGCGGTGTAACCGTGGTTCAGTCGGACCACAGCGATGACGTTTGTCAGGTTACGGATCACGTACAGGGTGTGACCGCGCAGCACCAGCCCGTCGGCCCGCTCCACCGAATAACCACCGAGGTCGACGAGTCGGCTGCGGCCGGTGCGCGGGTCGATGCGTACCAGCCGGCCGGGCAGCATCTGTGCGACCAGCAGATCGCCGTCCGGCAGTGCCACGATCCCGTTGTGGTAGGCGTCCGGTGTGGCAGCCGGTCCGCTGAGCGGCAGCACCCGGTGGGCCGTGGCGGCGGGCAACCGGCCACCGTGGCCCAGCGGCACCACGTACAGCACCTGCCGGCCCGAGTCGGTGAAGTAGACCGCCCGCTTGGTGATCACGAGGTCGTTGACGTAGCTGCCCGGCTCGTCGGTGAACTGGTAGTGGGCCAGTAGCTTGCCGCTCCCCGCGTCGTACACGCTGGCACCGCCACCGGAGAAGTCGGCGGTCCACAGCCGGCCCTGCTGGTCGAGCTTGAGGCCGGCCTTGTCCTTGCCCGGCACCGCCGGGATCAGCACCGAGCCACGGCCGGTACGTAAGTCACCGCGCCACACCGCCCCGTCCAAAATGGAGCTCACGTACACGGTGGTGCCCCGACCGATCGTCAACCCCTCGGGAGTGAACCCGTTGGGCAGGGCGATCCGGGCCGGGAACGGCTTTGCCGGATGGGCGGTCGCCGGCGAACCGACAGTGGTGAGGGTGGCCGCCACCACCAGGGGAACGAGGAGAAGCGAGAGCAGCTTGCGCAAGAAACACCGCCTGACGTCGTCGTGGATCTCTCCACTGAGGAATGTGACGTCCTAGGAACACCCTGGGTACGACGAAAGGTTGACTACCGGGTCAGCTGGGACGGGTCACCCTCGCTCGGCGGCGTACCTGGCCAGCCAGGCGACCTGGGCCGGGTCCAGCGACGGACGTACCCGGCGCCGGGCCGTGGCGACATGCGCGGCGGTGACCGTGGCCGCGGCCAACGACTCGCGCATCGCGGCCAGCGCCGCCTCCCGGACCAGCGCCGCGCAGTCGGCCGCGGAGAACCTGTCCAGTTCTCCGCCGAGGGCGGCCAGGTCGACGTCCGACGCCAGCGGCACGTGCCGGGACGCGGCGCGCAGGATCTCCGCGCGGGCCGCTCCGTCCGGCGGCGGCACGTAGACCAGCCGCTCCAGCCGGCCCGGCCGCAGCAGCGCCGGGTCGACCAGGTCGGGCCGGTTCGTCGCGCCGACCACCACCACGTTGCGCAGCGTCTCCACCCCGTCCAGCTCGGTGAGCAGCGCCGCGACCACCCGATCGGTGGTTCCCCCGTCGGTGGCCTGGCCACGTACCGGCGCCAGCGCGTCGACCTCGTCGAGGAAGATCAGCGTCGGGGCCGCCTCCCGGGCCCGGCGGAACAGCTCACGGACCGCGCGTTCGCTCTCGCCCACCCACTTGGAGAGCAGCTCCGCGCCCTTCACCGAGAGCACGTTCGCCCGGCCCGAGCCGGCCAGCGCGGTGACCAGGTACGTCTTGCCGCAGCCCGGCGGCCCGTAGAGCAGCACACCGCGCGGCGGCTGCACGCCGAGCCGGGCGAAGGTGTCCGGGTAGGTCAGCGGCCAGAGCACCGACTCGCTCAGCGTCTGCTTGACCTCGACCAGGTCACCCACGTCGTCCAGGGTCACCGAGGCCAGCTCCAGCGTGGACGCGGCCATCGTGGTCGGCCGGACCACCTCCAGCGCGGCGGTGAAGTCGGCCATCGACACGGTCGGCGTCTCGGCCGACTTCTGCCGCAGCGCCGCGCGTACCCCAGCCTCCCGGACCAGCGCGGCCA
Above is a window of Micromonospora coriariae DNA encoding:
- a CDS encoding gas vesicle protein GvpO; protein product: MAIRSDGERTRRREPAGGDADQYDEEEYVEPVSAAEAVREGLRQVVELSGRDPVGATSVQATDDGWLIGVEVVEDHRIPASTDLLGLYEVELDIEGGLLGYRRVRRYQRGKGEVG
- the gvpJ gene encoding gas vesicle protein GvpJ, giving the protein MTAAQQPSVVQNSGQVLPAGHEPANLGDILERVLDRGIVIAGDIRVSLLDIELLTLKLRLVIASVDTARQIGIDWWEHDPWLSSRARPPVEPGPRDPEQVEAERRPRVAARARRRDAEREEWDEFDG
- a CDS encoding GvpL/GvpF family gas vesicle protein; translated protein: MSSTDEVAASAPAPVAGAWLHGVVRDADPAALAAIAGMDGAPVRAVSASGLVAVVSTAPLDEYGEQPLRRNLEDLAWLERAARAHHCVVEALARRGPVVPARLATVHTDDTRVAGSLAACRAELEATLNRLTGRDEWGVKGYLVPGVAPASTEPVAAGGVGAAYLRRRRAQLTAREEGQQAASAAAEAVHVALCELAVAGRRHAPQDRRLSGASTPMVLNGAYLVDLVAQPRFTDLVGALGSRHPEIRLELTGPWPAYSFVAERPEPALTVREPW
- a CDS encoding gas vesicle protein; this translates as MTSALAPSSADDPLAYRPVALVDLLDRVLATGVVISGDLTLAIADVDLVRISLRALVASVGALAPPEDAG
- a CDS encoding gas vesicle protein K — encoded protein: MTGRDEAAELAAALGAESWQPPRVTPLDRRVAVDRDSVERGLASLVLTIVELLRQLMERQALRRVDLGDLTEEQIERIGVTLMALEEQMAGLREHFGLAPEDLNLDLGPLGPLLPTE
- a CDS encoding SMP-30/gluconolactonase/LRE family protein translates to MRKLLSLLLVPLVVAATLTTVGSPATAHPAKPFPARIALPNGFTPEGLTIGRGTTVYVSSILDGAVWRGDLRTGRGSVLIPAVPGKDKAGLKLDQQGRLWTADFSGGGASVYDAGSGKLLAHYQFTDEPGSYVNDLVITKRAVYFTDSGRQVLYVVPLGHGGRLPAATAHRVLPLSGPAATPDAYHNGIVALPDGDLLVAQMLPGRLVRIDPRTGRSRLVDLGGYSVERADGLVLRGHTLYVIRNLTNVIAVVRLNHGYTAGVVQREITGPELRSPATGDLLGSALYVVNGRFDVESTPDTDYDIVRVPA